In the Agelaius phoeniceus isolate bAgePho1 chromosome 11, bAgePho1.hap1, whole genome shotgun sequence genome, one interval contains:
- the SLMAP gene encoding sarcolemmal membrane-associated protein isoform X23 — translation MPSALAIFTCRPNSHPFQERHVYLDEPVKIGRSVARCRPAQNNATFDCKVLSRNHALVWFDHKTGKFYLQDTKSSNGTFINSQRLSRGSEESPPCEIMSGDIIQFGVDVTENTRKVTHGCIVSTIKLFLPDGMEARLRSDVIHAPLPSPVDKVAANTPSMYSQELFQLSQYLQEALHREQMLEQKLATLQRLLAVTQEASDTSWQALIDEDRLLSRLEVMGNQLQACSKNQTEDSIRKELIALQEDKHNYETTAKESLRRVLQEKIEVVRKLSEVERSLSNTEDECTHLKEMNERTQEELRELANKYNGAVNEIKDLSDKLKVAEGRQEEIQQKGLAEKKELQHKIDEMEEREQELQAKIEALQADNDFTNERLTALQGIQVDDFIPKINGSTEKENQARVKESNDLSDTLSPSKEKSSDDTTDAQMDDQDLNEPIVKVALLKDELQGAQSETEAKQEIQQLHKELIEAQELARTSKQKCFELQALLEEERKAYRVQVEESNKQINALQAQLRRLQEEIENLRKEKENEISSTRNELVSAQNEILSLQKVAEKAASDRDTDISALQAELQTVRAELDRWRNDASDYEKEIVNLQSRFQLKCQQCEEQQREEASRLKDELEKLKAEWIALEAECVKLRKENTSLTSELQRQEKELSSSQKQSLALTSDISVLEMSRKELENQMGSLREKHQRDAASLKTQLSEAESQAKDFQKEYERTQTVLSELKAKYEVAEQQNQSLTEELKQCKENLKLLQEKGNNRQWPWMPVMAALVAVTAVVLYPGLTRASP, via the exons TTCTATCTTCAAGACACTAAAAGTAGTAATGGTACCTTTATTAATAGTCAGAGACTGAGTAGAGGATCTGAGGAAAGCCCACCATGTGAAATTATGTCAGGTGACATCATCCAGTTTGGTGTAGATGTGACGGAGAACACGCGGAAAG ttACCCATGGATGTATAGTCTCCACAATCAAACTGTTCCTTCCAGATGGAATGGAAGCTCGATTGCGATCAGA tgttATCCATGCACCATTACCAAGTCCTGTTGACAAG GTTGCTGCTAACACTCCCAGTATGTATTCTCAGGAATTGTTTCAGCTTTCACAGTATCTACAA GAAGCCTTACATCGGGAACAAATGTTGGAACAGAAGCTGGCAACCCTTCAGCGACTACTTGCTGTCACACAAGAGGCTTCAGATACTAGTTGGCAG GCTTTAATAGATGAAGACAGGCTGCTATCAAGACTAGAGGTTATGGGAAATCAATTACAAGCTTGTTCAAAG AATCAAACAGAAGACAGTATACGAAAAGAGCTTATAGCATTACAGGAAGACAAACACAACTATGAGACAACAGCCAAAGAGTCCCTGAGGCGGGTCCTTCAGGAGAAAATTGAAGTGGTCAGAAAACTATCTGAAGTGGAG CGGAGTTTAAGCAACACAGAAGATGAATGTACACACCTGAAAGAAATGAATGAGCGGACTCAGGAAGAATTAAGGGAATTAGCTAATAAGTACAATGGAGctgtaaatgaaattaaagaTCTTTCTGACAAGCTAAAG GTAGCAGaaggaagacaagaagaaatcCAACAAAAAGGACTGGCTGAGAAAAAAGAATTGCAGCATAAAATAGATGAAATGGAAGAAAGAGAGCAAGAGCTTCAAGCAAAAATAGAGGCTTTGCAGGCTGATAATGACTTCACCAATGAGCGGCTGACTGCTTTGCAAG GCATACAAGTTGACGACTTCATACCTAAAATTAATGGGAGCACAGAGAAAG AAAACCAAGCACGAGTCAAAGAATCGAACGATTTGTCTGACACCCTTAGCCCAAGCAAGGAAAAAAGCAGCGACGACACTACAG ATGCTCAAATGGATGACCAAGATCTAAATGAACCTATTGTCAAAGTAGCTCTTCTAAAAG ATGAATTGCAGGGTGCACAATCAGAGACTGAGGCTAAGCAAGAAATTCAGCAACTGCACAAGGAGCTGATTGAAGCCCAAGAGCTAGCTAGGACAAGTAAACAAAAATGCTTTGAACTTCAAG CTCTCttggaagaagagagaaaagcatATCGAGTGCAAGTTGAAGAATCCAACAAGCAAATAAATGCTCTGCAAG CTCAGTTGCGAAGGTTACAAGAAGAAATTGAGAATCTTCgcaaggagaaggagaatgAAATTTCAAGCACTCGAAATGAACTAGTCAGTGCTCAAAATGAGATTCTGTCACTTCAAAAAGTAGCAGAAAAAGCAGCCTCAGACCGAGACACAGATATTTCTGCCTTGCAAGCTGAGCTGCAGACGGTGCGAGCGGAGCTTGACCGCTGGAGGAACGATGCCTCGGACTATGAAAAAGAAATTGTCAATCTGCAGTCCCGGTTTCAGCTCAAGTGCCAGcagtgtgaggagcagcagagggaggaggCCTCTCGCCTGAAAG ATGAACTTGAAAAATTGAAGGCAGAGTGGATTGCTCTGGAAGCTGAATGTGTTAAACTGAGGAAGGAAAATACTTCACTTACGTCTGAACTTCAGCGACAAGAGAAGGAGCTCTCTAG ctCTCAGAAACAGAGTTTAGCACTAACCAGCGATATAAGTGTTCTTGAAATGTCTCGGAAGGAACTTGAAAATCAGATGGGATCATTGAGAGAAAAACATCAACGGGATGCAGCCAGTCTGAAAACTCAACTCAGTGAAGCTGAAAGTCAAGCAAAAGATTTTCAGAAAGAG TATGAAAGAACACAGACTGTGCTCTCAGAGCTGAAGGCCAAGTATGAGGTGGCTGAACAACAAAACCAGTCACTCACGGAGGAGCTCAAACAATGTAAAGAAAACCTGAAGCTGCtacaagaaaaaggaaacaat AGACAATGGCCTTGGATGCCTGTGATGGCAGCTTTGGTTGCTGTAACAGCCGTGGTGCTGTACCCAGGCCTAACCAGAGCTTCTCCATGA
- the SLMAP gene encoding sarcolemmal membrane-associated protein isoform X17: protein MPSALAIFTCRPNSHPFQERHVYLDEPVKIGRSVARCRPAQNNATFDCKVLSRNHALVWFDHKTGKFYLQDTKSSNGTFINSQRLSRGSEESPPCEIMSGDIIQFGVDVTENTRKVTHGCIVSTIKLFLPDGMEARLRSDVIHAPLPSPVDKVAANTPSMYSQELFQLSQYLQEALHREQMLEQKLATLQRLLAVTQEASDTSWQALIDEDRLLSRLEVMGNQLQACSKNQTEDSIRKELIALQEDKHNYETTAKESLRRVLQEKIEVVRKLSEVERSLSNTEDECTHLKEMNERTQEELRELANKYNGAVNEIKDLSDKLKVAEGRQEEIQQKGLAEKKELQHKIDEMEEREQELQAKIEALQADNDFTNERLTALQVRLEHLQEKTLKEHNSLGIQVDDFIPKINGSTEKENQARVKESNDLSDTLSPSKEKSSDDTTDAQMDDQDLNEPIVKVALLKDELQGAQSETEAKQEIQQLHKELIEAQELARTSKQKCFELQALLEEERKAYRVQVEESNKQINALQAQLRRLQEEIENLRKEKENEISSTRNELVSAQNEILSLQKVAEKAASDRDTDISALQAELQTVRAELDRWRNDASDYEKEIVNLQSRFQLKCQQCEEQQREEASRLKDELEKLKAEWIALEAECVKLRKENTSLTSELQRQEKELSSSQKQSLALTSDISVLEMSRKELENQMGSLREKHQRDAASLKTQLSEAESQAKDFQKEYERTQTVLSELKAKYEVAEQQNQSLTEELKQCKENLKLLQEKGNNRQWPWMPVMAALVAVTAVVLYPGLTRASP, encoded by the exons TTCTATCTTCAAGACACTAAAAGTAGTAATGGTACCTTTATTAATAGTCAGAGACTGAGTAGAGGATCTGAGGAAAGCCCACCATGTGAAATTATGTCAGGTGACATCATCCAGTTTGGTGTAGATGTGACGGAGAACACGCGGAAAG ttACCCATGGATGTATAGTCTCCACAATCAAACTGTTCCTTCCAGATGGAATGGAAGCTCGATTGCGATCAGA tgttATCCATGCACCATTACCAAGTCCTGTTGACAAG GTTGCTGCTAACACTCCCAGTATGTATTCTCAGGAATTGTTTCAGCTTTCACAGTATCTACAA GAAGCCTTACATCGGGAACAAATGTTGGAACAGAAGCTGGCAACCCTTCAGCGACTACTTGCTGTCACACAAGAGGCTTCAGATACTAGTTGGCAG GCTTTAATAGATGAAGACAGGCTGCTATCAAGACTAGAGGTTATGGGAAATCAATTACAAGCTTGTTCAAAG AATCAAACAGAAGACAGTATACGAAAAGAGCTTATAGCATTACAGGAAGACAAACACAACTATGAGACAACAGCCAAAGAGTCCCTGAGGCGGGTCCTTCAGGAGAAAATTGAAGTGGTCAGAAAACTATCTGAAGTGGAG CGGAGTTTAAGCAACACAGAAGATGAATGTACACACCTGAAAGAAATGAATGAGCGGACTCAGGAAGAATTAAGGGAATTAGCTAATAAGTACAATGGAGctgtaaatgaaattaaagaTCTTTCTGACAAGCTAAAG GTAGCAGaaggaagacaagaagaaatcCAACAAAAAGGACTGGCTGAGAAAAAAGAATTGCAGCATAAAATAGATGAAATGGAAGAAAGAGAGCAAGAGCTTCAAGCAAAAATAGAGGCTTTGCAGGCTGATAATGACTTCACCAATGAGCGGCTGACTGCTTTGCAAG TACGGTTAGAACACCTGCAAGAGAAAACTCTTAAAGAACACAACAGCTTAG GCATACAAGTTGACGACTTCATACCTAAAATTAATGGGAGCACAGAGAAAG AAAACCAAGCACGAGTCAAAGAATCGAACGATTTGTCTGACACCCTTAGCCCAAGCAAGGAAAAAAGCAGCGACGACACTACAG ATGCTCAAATGGATGACCAAGATCTAAATGAACCTATTGTCAAAGTAGCTCTTCTAAAAG ATGAATTGCAGGGTGCACAATCAGAGACTGAGGCTAAGCAAGAAATTCAGCAACTGCACAAGGAGCTGATTGAAGCCCAAGAGCTAGCTAGGACAAGTAAACAAAAATGCTTTGAACTTCAAG CTCTCttggaagaagagagaaaagcatATCGAGTGCAAGTTGAAGAATCCAACAAGCAAATAAATGCTCTGCAAG CTCAGTTGCGAAGGTTACAAGAAGAAATTGAGAATCTTCgcaaggagaaggagaatgAAATTTCAAGCACTCGAAATGAACTAGTCAGTGCTCAAAATGAGATTCTGTCACTTCAAAAAGTAGCAGAAAAAGCAGCCTCAGACCGAGACACAGATATTTCTGCCTTGCAAGCTGAGCTGCAGACGGTGCGAGCGGAGCTTGACCGCTGGAGGAACGATGCCTCGGACTATGAAAAAGAAATTGTCAATCTGCAGTCCCGGTTTCAGCTCAAGTGCCAGcagtgtgaggagcagcagagggaggaggCCTCTCGCCTGAAAG ATGAACTTGAAAAATTGAAGGCAGAGTGGATTGCTCTGGAAGCTGAATGTGTTAAACTGAGGAAGGAAAATACTTCACTTACGTCTGAACTTCAGCGACAAGAGAAGGAGCTCTCTAG ctCTCAGAAACAGAGTTTAGCACTAACCAGCGATATAAGTGTTCTTGAAATGTCTCGGAAGGAACTTGAAAATCAGATGGGATCATTGAGAGAAAAACATCAACGGGATGCAGCCAGTCTGAAAACTCAACTCAGTGAAGCTGAAAGTCAAGCAAAAGATTTTCAGAAAGAG TATGAAAGAACACAGACTGTGCTCTCAGAGCTGAAGGCCAAGTATGAGGTGGCTGAACAACAAAACCAGTCACTCACGGAGGAGCTCAAACAATGTAAAGAAAACCTGAAGCTGCtacaagaaaaaggaaacaat AGACAATGGCCTTGGATGCCTGTGATGGCAGCTTTGGTTGCTGTAACAGCCGTGGTGCTGTACCCAGGCCTAACCAGAGCTTCTCCATGA
- the SLMAP gene encoding sarcolemmal membrane-associated protein isoform X6 yields the protein MPSALAIFTCRPNSHPFQERHVYLDEPVKIGRSVARCRPAQNNATFDCKVLSRNHALVWFDHKTGKFYLQDTKSSNGTFINSQRLSRGSEESPPCEIMSGDIIQFGVDVTENTRKVTHGCIVSTIKLFLPDGMEARLRSDVIHAPLPSPVDKVAANTPSMYSQELFQLSQYLQEALHREQMLEQKLATLQRLLAVTQEASDTSWQALIDEDRLLSRLEVMGNQLQACSKNQTEDSIRKELIALQEDKHNYETTAKESLRRVLQEKIEVVRKLSEVERSLSNTEDECTHLKEMNERTQEELRELANKYNGAVNEIKDLSDKLKVAEGRQEEIQQKGLAEKKELQHKIDEMEEREQELQAKIEALQADNDFTNERLTALQVRLEHLQEKTLKEHNSLEHFLSKSGGDCTFIHQFIECQNKIIDEGHLTKVEETKLLKENQARVKESNDLSDTLSPSKEKSSDDTTDAQMDDQDLNEPIVKVALLKDELQGAQSETEAKQEIQQLHKELIEAQELARTSKQKCFELQALLEEERKAYRVQVEESNKQINALQAQLRRLQEEIENLRKEKENEISSTRNELVSAQNEILSLQKVAEKAASDRDTDISALQAELQTVRAELDRWRNDASDYEKEIVNLQSRFQLKCQQCEEQQREEASRLKDELEKLKAEWIALEAECVKLRKENTSLTSELQRQEKELSSSQKQSLALTSDISVLEMSRKELENQMGSLREKHQRDAASLKTQLSEAESQAKDFQKEYERTQTVLSELKAKYEVAEQQNQSLTEELKQCKENLKLLQEKGNNPSILQPVPAVFIGLILAFLYWCYGPLW from the exons TTCTATCTTCAAGACACTAAAAGTAGTAATGGTACCTTTATTAATAGTCAGAGACTGAGTAGAGGATCTGAGGAAAGCCCACCATGTGAAATTATGTCAGGTGACATCATCCAGTTTGGTGTAGATGTGACGGAGAACACGCGGAAAG ttACCCATGGATGTATAGTCTCCACAATCAAACTGTTCCTTCCAGATGGAATGGAAGCTCGATTGCGATCAGA tgttATCCATGCACCATTACCAAGTCCTGTTGACAAG GTTGCTGCTAACACTCCCAGTATGTATTCTCAGGAATTGTTTCAGCTTTCACAGTATCTACAA GAAGCCTTACATCGGGAACAAATGTTGGAACAGAAGCTGGCAACCCTTCAGCGACTACTTGCTGTCACACAAGAGGCTTCAGATACTAGTTGGCAG GCTTTAATAGATGAAGACAGGCTGCTATCAAGACTAGAGGTTATGGGAAATCAATTACAAGCTTGTTCAAAG AATCAAACAGAAGACAGTATACGAAAAGAGCTTATAGCATTACAGGAAGACAAACACAACTATGAGACAACAGCCAAAGAGTCCCTGAGGCGGGTCCTTCAGGAGAAAATTGAAGTGGTCAGAAAACTATCTGAAGTGGAG CGGAGTTTAAGCAACACAGAAGATGAATGTACACACCTGAAAGAAATGAATGAGCGGACTCAGGAAGAATTAAGGGAATTAGCTAATAAGTACAATGGAGctgtaaatgaaattaaagaTCTTTCTGACAAGCTAAAG GTAGCAGaaggaagacaagaagaaatcCAACAAAAAGGACTGGCTGAGAAAAAAGAATTGCAGCATAAAATAGATGAAATGGAAGAAAGAGAGCAAGAGCTTCAAGCAAAAATAGAGGCTTTGCAGGCTGATAATGACTTCACCAATGAGCGGCTGACTGCTTTGCAAG TACGGTTAGAACACCTGCAAGAGAAAACTCTTAAAGAACACAACAGCTTAG AGCACTTTCTTTCAAAGAGTGGAGGGGACTGCACTTTTATTCATCAGTTCATAGAATGTCAGA ACAAGATCATAGATGAAGGACATCTAACCAAAGTGGAAGAAACAAAGCTTTTGAAAG AAAACCAAGCACGAGTCAAAGAATCGAACGATTTGTCTGACACCCTTAGCCCAAGCAAGGAAAAAAGCAGCGACGACACTACAG ATGCTCAAATGGATGACCAAGATCTAAATGAACCTATTGTCAAAGTAGCTCTTCTAAAAG ATGAATTGCAGGGTGCACAATCAGAGACTGAGGCTAAGCAAGAAATTCAGCAACTGCACAAGGAGCTGATTGAAGCCCAAGAGCTAGCTAGGACAAGTAAACAAAAATGCTTTGAACTTCAAG CTCTCttggaagaagagagaaaagcatATCGAGTGCAAGTTGAAGAATCCAACAAGCAAATAAATGCTCTGCAAG CTCAGTTGCGAAGGTTACAAGAAGAAATTGAGAATCTTCgcaaggagaaggagaatgAAATTTCAAGCACTCGAAATGAACTAGTCAGTGCTCAAAATGAGATTCTGTCACTTCAAAAAGTAGCAGAAAAAGCAGCCTCAGACCGAGACACAGATATTTCTGCCTTGCAAGCTGAGCTGCAGACGGTGCGAGCGGAGCTTGACCGCTGGAGGAACGATGCCTCGGACTATGAAAAAGAAATTGTCAATCTGCAGTCCCGGTTTCAGCTCAAGTGCCAGcagtgtgaggagcagcagagggaggaggCCTCTCGCCTGAAAG ATGAACTTGAAAAATTGAAGGCAGAGTGGATTGCTCTGGAAGCTGAATGTGTTAAACTGAGGAAGGAAAATACTTCACTTACGTCTGAACTTCAGCGACAAGAGAAGGAGCTCTCTAG ctCTCAGAAACAGAGTTTAGCACTAACCAGCGATATAAGTGTTCTTGAAATGTCTCGGAAGGAACTTGAAAATCAGATGGGATCATTGAGAGAAAAACATCAACGGGATGCAGCCAGTCTGAAAACTCAACTCAGTGAAGCTGAAAGTCAAGCAAAAGATTTTCAGAAAGAG TATGAAAGAACACAGACTGTGCTCTCAGAGCTGAAGGCCAAGTATGAGGTGGCTGAACAACAAAACCAGTCACTCACGGAGGAGCTCAAACAATGTAAAGAAAACCTGAAGCTGCtacaagaaaaaggaaacaat CCTTCCATATTACAACCCGTCCCAGCCGTATTCATCGGCCTAATCCTGGCTTTCCTGTATTGGTGTTACGGCCCATTGTGGTAG
- the SLMAP gene encoding sarcolemmal membrane-associated protein isoform X25, giving the protein MPSALAIFTCRPNSHPFQERHVYLDEPVKIGRSVARCRPAQNNATFDCKVLSRNHALVWFDHKTGKFYLQDTKSSNGTFINSQRLSRGSEESPPCEIMSGDIIQFGVDVTENTRKVTHGCIVSTIKLFLPDGMEARLRSDVIHAPLPSPVDKVAANTPSMYSQELFQLSQYLQEALHREQMLEQKLATLQRLLAVTQEASDTSWQALIDEDRLLSRLEVMGNQLQACSKNQTEDSIRKELIALQEDKHNYETTAKESLRRVLQEKIEVVRKLSEVERSLSNTEDECTHLKEMNERTQEELRELANKYNGAVNEIKDLSDKLKVAEGRQEEIQQKGLAEKKELQHKIDEMEEREQELQAKIEALQADNDFTNERLTALQVRLEHLQEKTLKEHNSLEHFLSKSGGDCTFIHQFIECQNKIIDEGHLTKVEETKLLKENQARVKESNDLSDTLSPSKEKSSDDTTDAQMDDQDLNEPIVKVALLKALLEEERKAYRVQVEESNKQINALQAQLRRLQEEIENLRKEKENEISSTRNELVSAQNEILSLQKVAEKAASDRDTDISALQAELQTVRAELDRWRNDASDYEKEIVNLQSRFQLKCQQCEEQQREEASRLKDELEKLKAEWIALEAECVKLRKENTSLTSELQRQEKELSSSQKQSLALTSDISVLEMSRKELENQMGSLREKHQRDAASLKTQLSEAESQAKDFQKEYERTQTVLSELKAKYEVAEQQNQSLTEELKQCKENLKLLQEKGNNPSILQPVPAVFIGLILAFLYWCYGPLW; this is encoded by the exons TTCTATCTTCAAGACACTAAAAGTAGTAATGGTACCTTTATTAATAGTCAGAGACTGAGTAGAGGATCTGAGGAAAGCCCACCATGTGAAATTATGTCAGGTGACATCATCCAGTTTGGTGTAGATGTGACGGAGAACACGCGGAAAG ttACCCATGGATGTATAGTCTCCACAATCAAACTGTTCCTTCCAGATGGAATGGAAGCTCGATTGCGATCAGA tgttATCCATGCACCATTACCAAGTCCTGTTGACAAG GTTGCTGCTAACACTCCCAGTATGTATTCTCAGGAATTGTTTCAGCTTTCACAGTATCTACAA GAAGCCTTACATCGGGAACAAATGTTGGAACAGAAGCTGGCAACCCTTCAGCGACTACTTGCTGTCACACAAGAGGCTTCAGATACTAGTTGGCAG GCTTTAATAGATGAAGACAGGCTGCTATCAAGACTAGAGGTTATGGGAAATCAATTACAAGCTTGTTCAAAG AATCAAACAGAAGACAGTATACGAAAAGAGCTTATAGCATTACAGGAAGACAAACACAACTATGAGACAACAGCCAAAGAGTCCCTGAGGCGGGTCCTTCAGGAGAAAATTGAAGTGGTCAGAAAACTATCTGAAGTGGAG CGGAGTTTAAGCAACACAGAAGATGAATGTACACACCTGAAAGAAATGAATGAGCGGACTCAGGAAGAATTAAGGGAATTAGCTAATAAGTACAATGGAGctgtaaatgaaattaaagaTCTTTCTGACAAGCTAAAG GTAGCAGaaggaagacaagaagaaatcCAACAAAAAGGACTGGCTGAGAAAAAAGAATTGCAGCATAAAATAGATGAAATGGAAGAAAGAGAGCAAGAGCTTCAAGCAAAAATAGAGGCTTTGCAGGCTGATAATGACTTCACCAATGAGCGGCTGACTGCTTTGCAAG TACGGTTAGAACACCTGCAAGAGAAAACTCTTAAAGAACACAACAGCTTAG AGCACTTTCTTTCAAAGAGTGGAGGGGACTGCACTTTTATTCATCAGTTCATAGAATGTCAGA ACAAGATCATAGATGAAGGACATCTAACCAAAGTGGAAGAAACAAAGCTTTTGAAAG AAAACCAAGCACGAGTCAAAGAATCGAACGATTTGTCTGACACCCTTAGCCCAAGCAAGGAAAAAAGCAGCGACGACACTACAG ATGCTCAAATGGATGACCAAGATCTAAATGAACCTATTGTCAAAGTAGCTCTTCTAAAAG CTCTCttggaagaagagagaaaagcatATCGAGTGCAAGTTGAAGAATCCAACAAGCAAATAAATGCTCTGCAAG CTCAGTTGCGAAGGTTACAAGAAGAAATTGAGAATCTTCgcaaggagaaggagaatgAAATTTCAAGCACTCGAAATGAACTAGTCAGTGCTCAAAATGAGATTCTGTCACTTCAAAAAGTAGCAGAAAAAGCAGCCTCAGACCGAGACACAGATATTTCTGCCTTGCAAGCTGAGCTGCAGACGGTGCGAGCGGAGCTTGACCGCTGGAGGAACGATGCCTCGGACTATGAAAAAGAAATTGTCAATCTGCAGTCCCGGTTTCAGCTCAAGTGCCAGcagtgtgaggagcagcagagggaggaggCCTCTCGCCTGAAAG ATGAACTTGAAAAATTGAAGGCAGAGTGGATTGCTCTGGAAGCTGAATGTGTTAAACTGAGGAAGGAAAATACTTCACTTACGTCTGAACTTCAGCGACAAGAGAAGGAGCTCTCTAG ctCTCAGAAACAGAGTTTAGCACTAACCAGCGATATAAGTGTTCTTGAAATGTCTCGGAAGGAACTTGAAAATCAGATGGGATCATTGAGAGAAAAACATCAACGGGATGCAGCCAGTCTGAAAACTCAACTCAGTGAAGCTGAAAGTCAAGCAAAAGATTTTCAGAAAGAG TATGAAAGAACACAGACTGTGCTCTCAGAGCTGAAGGCCAAGTATGAGGTGGCTGAACAACAAAACCAGTCACTCACGGAGGAGCTCAAACAATGTAAAGAAAACCTGAAGCTGCtacaagaaaaaggaaacaat CCTTCCATATTACAACCCGTCCCAGCCGTATTCATCGGCCTAATCCTGGCTTTCCTGTATTGGTGTTACGGCCCATTGTGGTAG